Within the Chiloscyllium plagiosum isolate BGI_BamShark_2017 chromosome 31, ASM401019v2, whole genome shotgun sequence genome, the region cactctaatgtagactcggagtgaagggacaaccctttagaccAGGAATGAGAAAGAATTTCCTACAGCCACAGGGTGATTACtgtgtgaaactcattgccacagaaggctatgggaGGCTTAGTGacagagtgcatttaagacaggtAGATAGGTTTTTAACTATCAAAGCGATCAAGGGTTATTGGCAGAAGgtaggagaatagggttgagaaacagatcaaacatgattgaatggcagattcAGTGGATCAAATGACCCAATTTAACTCCTATATCATATAATCTAATGCAAGACATGAAGCAACTAGGTCACTAAATATGATAGTTTAAGGGAATGTCTGCAGCTGCTATACATAAGACTGCCAtaaggcattaaaaaaaaaatccatgttaaGTTAGTGGATGCACACAAGTATAATAATTGTTTAGGTAGAGAATTGACTTGGAAGTAGGATAAAAGGCATCCACGCTAAATGTAGAAAATGGATCATCTAAAGTTCTAAGGCAACAATCATATGATCTTTCCCAGATGAAAGAATTCCAATTCCTCCAAAAGTAGAAGAATGATTGGTCATGCCTTTCCAGAGATCTATAACAGACATCTGCCTTCCTCAGAAGAAAAGATTTTTatcaagttttcagatgacactaagacaacacacaaacaaagctccATATGCACCATATCTGCCACTGGTCCAGGAAATTTTAAGCTGGAAACTTTTGGATCAttagaaaggggaaaaaaaccaCACTGGAACAATATGGTTTGTACATATGGGTAAGTCAGTttaacctgaaacgttgactttcttgttcctcagaagctgcctgacctgctgtggtctttccagtgccacacttcatTAACTCAGTTCTTTTCACAACAAACTAAGAAAAAAAAAGCTCATGAATGACATCTATTAAATTAATAGAAATCTACCCCCAGCCACTCCACTTTAGAGGCTTCAGTCTGAAGAAGGCAGTAGATAAAGATAATGATAATACACTCTACCTTGACTTTTTCATAAATACTAATAAGCTACTGAAAATAGTGTTAATGCGAACCCATCTTTAATGGGGTGCTACTTGTAGTCTGTAACTGGGGAGAATACAAATACAGAATGGTCATTTTGAAAAGGCATTAATGCAATGCATAACCTTTTCTAGCTTTGATCTTTAAAAGGCACAAAGCTAAATAACTGCtgtgtggaacatttcagatgtACTACCAGGCTGTGCTTAAAAGTTCAATAGTGAGCAAATTTGAGAGAAGAAAAAAGTAAATAGACACTAAAAATTCAGTCAATGCCAGTTTTATCAGGCTTCATTagaaaacatttctccaatgGGAACTTGGGAACCACCTTATtctagaaaggatcaagacaaaagatggaaaattataggctgattagcctaacctcagttgttggtaaaattctagaatccatcgttgaggagatttctaaattcttggaagtgcaggtttGGATTAGAACAAGACAGCATTGATTTagtaagggaaggtcatgcctgacaaacctgtcagaattctttgaagaggaaacAAGTAGGTTAGACGAAGGAAACCCACAGGATGTTATCTATTTAGACTTCCAAAAAGCCTTTGCCAGGAAGCTGCTGAATAAGgcgagggcccatggtgtttgaggtgagctactggcatggattgaggattggttgtctgacagaaggcagagagttgagataaaaggttatttttcagaatggcagctggtgtcccgcagggttcagtgttggtgctgcagctgttcactttatatattaatgatctgggtgaaggaactggttggggggggggggcattctggcaaagctTGCCGGTGATACGAAGGTTgctggacaggcaggtagtactgagatGATGGGttggctgcagaaggatttaagatagtggtccaggaaatggctaatgaaattcaatgtgagcaaatgagaggtcttgcactgtggggaaaaaaaaacaatacaggcatggactattttctaaatggtgagaaattcataaggccaaagtacaaagggatctgggagtgtgaGTCCAGGATTCTTGAAAGGTTAACTTGCCAATTGAGtctgattaagaaagcgaatgtaatgttgttatttatctcaagagggttggaatataaaagcagccatgtgttgagactttataaagctctagttaggccccatttggagtactgtgtccaattttgagcccacacctcaggaagggcatactggcactggagcatgtacagtggagattcacatggatgatccttggaatggtaggcctaacatacaaggattctgggattgtattcataagagtttagatggttgaggggagatctaattgaaacttaagaTAATgcgtggcttagaaagggtggactcCGAGAAGTGGTTTTTGTTGTTAAGCGGGAACTAGGACCCCTGGACACAGCCTTAGATTTAGAGGGGGTCTATTTAGAACAGAaacgaggagacatttcttcagccagagagtagtgggcctgtggaattcattgccatggagcacagtggaggccggaatGTTAAAAGTCTTCAAGGCATAGATTGGTAAATTCTGGATCTCACAagggattaagggatatggggagagtgtgggtaagcgGAGTTGAAATACCAATCAGCCACGATTAAATGGCCAagtggactctatgggctgaatggccttccttccactcctatgtcttatggttttaagaGAACCCAACTTGTACAGCAAATGTTTACCAATAATACTTGAACTGTCAGGCATCCAGAGTTCCAGTGCAGAAGCATTCTAAAAATATTTCTGCTAAACAGAGAAGGGATGATATCCATTAATGTGCAATGTCAAAGACCAGCTGAAAAACACTCAGATTAGACctttattaaattgaaaattcaATACTAGCACAGACATCAAGAGTCTCTTGATGGCATTATCCAAATAAGCAACAAAAACATTTAGGGAATATTGAAGAATTCAGTCTTTCATTTATTACCCAAGTGAAGGTTTATGCTGTTCATTCAAAGCTTTCAGAAATAAGGCTATACTTGACAGAAATTTAATTCTGTTGTCTAACTGTTTAGACAATTGATTATATCTATTCTTTAGAGCTCTCCACTGTAATCTCTTCTGATTCAGGGCACTTGTTTGGTTGTGGGGCAAATGGACCCACCAACCAGTTGAGAGGAGTGTTGTGAAGTACATAGTCCATCACCCCATCCATGGACTCCcggatcttcagcatctgctctTTGCTTTGTGCCAGGAGCTGCCCGGAAAGATCACCAAAGGAATTGGCAGATGAGAACGAGGTGTGGATACTCTCTGCTGTTTTGCGGATCTGCTGCACTTTGTCCTGAACATGTTGAGGGAGGCCGTGTACATTTGAAACGAGAGTTAGGCAGGTCGTCTGTAGTTGCTGGGTGAGACCGCGAGTCATGGTTAGGGTTTGGGATTCGAGCTGCTGCAATACAAAAGGGAGACACTATCAGAATCTGGTCACCTTGTGTATCCAAGGAGTCTCAAAACTTCAGCCCAAAAGATTTTTTTACTAGAATAAAAGGAACAGTGTATTGGAAGCTTGTCACCTAGCCCAATTTGAACTGGCATCTCAGGTATcccctcaaaaaaaaaaacaaaacgcCAATCTACTGTTTGAGGATAAGATATGTACAGTATGGTACAAAACTACTAATCCTTAGTAACTCACTGATTCTGCTGACGAGGCAAATCATTGTTTACCAACTCCTGCTTTACCATTGTCTGGGTATCCTTGTGGAACATCTTGGCCTAAGCTGATGAGCTGTAAGCAGCAATCACAGCATGGAATGGTTACAGAAATGATCACCTTCCACATTCACCAGCACCAAACGCTGGATAGTAGTTCAAGATGCCCAATAAACCAATTTCAAAAGTGGTATATGGTTGTTGGTCAAACCAATTGCACCACCGCGGAATTGAAGCTCAGTCCAAAATTTCACAAACACACTGTTTTATTCTAACTTTTGACTGGACCGGTTACATAGTTATATAAAGTTGTCACTTCAGGTTGTGGCAGAACTTGTGGAAGCTCAGAGTGACAATGTACAGATCGCAGAAGAGGAAATGAAGTGAACTCCACTAAAAAAAGTGACATGGCATTGTTAATGTAGATCAGTTTATTTAGATGTTAAATGCTGTATTTGACTTTTTGGTGTCCTGGCATTCAGACCAGAATTACCTTCATCACCATTTGGACTTGCTTGCTTTGTTATGAAGGATCAATTTTCCAGTAGCATTTTGATCCTGGAGTACACTGTAAGCACCTTCAGTTTTGATAGCAATTGGAAATATTCCCTGCTTTCTCCTTTCTCAAAGTTCTGTTCAATAACAGAAACAACTGAACAGAAGGTAGAGATCTCTTGTCCTTGTTAGACTGTTCCATGCTAACCCTTTTCACTAGTGTCCTACCCAGGAATTCCACAGTAGAAAAAAGTACTTACGTCTGGTTTTGGAGCCACTTCCTCTACTGGGCTTGTTGTCTGTTTCTTCTGCCAATCAACCCAGGTCTGATGCAGTTTCTGCTGAACGTCATGCAGTTTCTGATTAGCTGAATCTGCTCCTTTCCTTGCCAATTCAatctgaagaagaaaaaaaaagttggttAAAAATTGAACTAGTGACAGGCCACAGCTCCTAATGCAGTGATTCCATAACCAGCATTTACATTTTATATCCAGATTTCAACCCAGCAAATATTGTTTAGGTCGAGAGCAGCTTTGATGAACAATTTAATATTGTGACATTAAAGGTCGGGTCAGTTCAATATCTCAATAGAGTTTGAGCATCTTAAACAGGCACAGTTGTAGACTGACTAATcaggcccttgagcctgctgccattcaataaaatctactCAAGTTAATATTCTTGTTCAAAATTAAAACATGGAGAAATAAAACTCCATCATAACCATGGAAAGATTTGAACCTCATTATTAACTGTTGGTGGAGAAAGTTGTGTTTCAAAGGCTTCATGTCAATTGTACTTAACCATTATGGATTTATTGGGCTGGCAGTGGTTGAGAATCAGCTATATTACTAAATGAGCTCATTTTATTCCTCAGCTACATTAGCTAGTGGTAAAAGAACACGCATTTCTTTGTTAACACAAAGATTGTGATGTGGCCAACAGCAACCAGTTTACACCAAATATTTGACCAAAATTTGAAAGTGATTCAGTCTGTTTGCTTATGACTAAAGAAAATTAACAGAAATGTTTGCTGGGACAGCAGGAGAACTCTACTGCAAAagagaaaaacatgatttttttacATTTACTGCACTGAATGCTCAAATATCAGTGGGATCTGCACCTACCCACAATGCAACTGACACAGGGAACCAATGATTATAAACAGATATGCATaaccagagacaatatatttGGACACTGAGGAAATTTAGTTTTTTTGCATGAATTAACTTATTTTCTGTAACATCATCCAGAGTCAAAAGATTCTTCCCTTCTCAAAACAAACAGCTCTAGGAAACAAAATTGAATGATTAAGAAAAAATAATCAGTTGTTAAAATTGCCAGTGTTAATCATTGTTAAATAAACAAGGAAAACAGTCATTTCATGAGTATATTGTGAATTGCTGTTGGTGGTTTTGCCTGTAGATTAGCTGTGAGGTTCATCACCACAGACCAAAAGGATAGGCCTTACTCGGAGGGATGTTTTTAAACTGACTGCTTCAGAAGGATGGTCGCAATGGTACCTTTCAGAGTAGTTTTTGATCAACACTCCAGTTGACAGTTCCTCTTAATGAAGGCCAGGTTCAATGTATAACTGTCTAGCTAGAATACACAAATGCAAATAAACTGCGATTGAAAGGTGTTTGTTCAGAGAGGTAGATTAGTTTATGGAATAACAGCATCTTAAGGGGCTGCTTGTGCTTAGGCCTTTGGTAAGGTTATGCAATCGGTCCCCCCTCTTTACTCTTTTCCCGTGGTACTGTAAAATTTTCCACCAATGTTCATTCAATTCCTGTTGGAAGTCACTAAACCTATTTAAAACCAATTTCAGATCAAAATTCAATTAAAAGTAAGTTCTGCTTTTAATGTTCTACTAAATCACCTAAATCTGTATCTTCTGCATGCAGGCTTCGCTACCACTGGAAACAAGTTTTTCCTTTACCTTGGCATACTTCGTCACAATGCTTTTCTaagggaaaacaatcccacccTCAAGGTTCCTCATTTCACTCTTCAGTACCATTTCCAAGATGGAAAATGTTTTCAGAAAAGTCACACCCATAACTGGGTACTCCAGTTGAATAATTAGTATTTTTAGTCTTTAATTATAACCttcctgaatttaaattcctaAATAATAGCGCAAAAACAagttacctgtcatttttaagaTTGCATGCATACACCTCCAGGTCTGCTCCTATGTCCCTTTGAAATCATACCATTTGTTATctcattcttcctatcaaaaaaCACTATCACACATCAGTTGAATTTTTATTAGTCAAAGATGTGCATCTGCCCATTTACCAGTCTAGTCTGTTTTCTCTTGAATTCTATTCCTGTCCTCCTCACTTTACTACATTAGAATTTTAAGTCACCCACAAGATTTGATATTATGCAAAGAAAGAGactacattagattacttacagtgtggaaacaggcccttcagcccaacaagtccacaccgacccgccgaagcgcaacccacccattcccctacatgtacccctttttacctaacactgcgggcaatttagcatggccaattcacctgacctgcacatctttggactgtgggaggaaaccggagcacccggaggaaacccacacagacactgggagaatgtgcaaactccccacagacagtcacccgagttgggaattgaacccgggtctctggcgctgtgaggcagcagtgctaaccactgtgccacccaaagttTAAAAAGCACTGGTCTCACCTACCCTTGGGGAAACAACATTATATAATCCTCCCTACTACTGTTCTTTTCACAATTTTGTACATTTTGAAATAGATTTTAAGTCTGGCCTGCTGCtttaaaaagttaatgtttccttCTCCTCTGCACTGCATTCCCATTGATACTGTTTGGGGTACTGTTTTGCAAAGATTTCTAATCTCTGCAGTGCAGACCTTGAATTAATGCAGTAATTAAATTTATAACTTGAGGAAAGGAAGATCAACACATTCCTAACCAGTGGCTGGTGTAGACAAAGGTCCTTCCATGATATGTTGACGAAGAAGGAACGAAAGGAACGAAAGGAACGAAAGGAACGAAAGGAACGAAAGGAACGAAAGGAACGAAAGGAACGAAAGGAACGAAAGGAACGAAAGGAACGAAAGGAACGACAATGTTTTCTAACAGAAGTGGCTCATCATAACAaaacattccccccccccaatctGTAACTTCCTATCAATACTTAAAGTTGTCACAACTGATCAAAACAGGATGAGGCAGGGGAATTGAGAGAAGCTGGAGTAAGTGCAGCtgttatagttttttttaaagattggattccctccagtgtggaaacaggcccttcagcccaaccagtccacactgaccctccaaaacagcaacccacccaggcccattccccctaactaatgcacctaacactatggccaattcacctaacttgcacatctttggactgtgggaggaagccggagcacccagaggaaactcacgcagacagaCTGTctgcggagtttgcacagtcgcctgaagctggaatggAATTATGGCCAAtttcctcagaactaaaccccAAAATCTCAAGCCAGGACCCGACTTGGAGACCTGACTGTCACTTTGGGGAGCCTTAACAACTCACGTGTACAATAATAAACTGATTGTAGATGTACTCCGATTGGAGAGCTGATTGCAGAGAAAAAACAAAACAGCTTGTTGTCTGTATCAAAActacttggtatcatctgcaggTGTATATTCTTACCAGGTCCATTGTGTTATGGAGCTGAACCATTATGTCTTGGCTGCTTTGCTTGGCTTCCTGCATTTTAGATGTTGAGTGCTGGTATGCTCTATCACGCACTTTTGAAGACAAGGATCCCAAGCGCACATAGTAACTCTGCTTCTGTGCTGGAGCCACCTCAACACCTTCAACAGGAGTGGCTAACTTTgctgaagaagaaaaaaaaaaagtgtttatgGTCAAGTCTGCTGTTTGAGGCAAGTATTTATTCTAGCATACAGAATTATTCTCAAAGGGGAAGCACCCCAGGTATGTCATGTGCACAAACACCATGACAGATTCAACCTTTTCAATCTCAACTGTGCAGGGAGAGTAATCCTGTCAGAGGTTGCAAGCAGCAAGTACTAAAACGCAGTCCAAGGACCAAATTCAAGGTGAGTAACTTGCTTTGGTTAGCATCAATACAAATTGAAAGTTGAGGGAGCTTTCCACTGACTGGAGTCAGTCAGGATGGTGGTTCAGAAGCAAATTCTCTCACTCCCAGAACATTGCTGTACGAGTCCCTGAGGACCATGTCCTAGCCCTATGAATCTGCAGCTATTTCCacagcttccatgtctttccctCAAAGAAGGTCTGAACTAGGGATGTTCATTAACGTGAAGTGAAGTGAAGCGAAGGGAAGTGATCTAATTGACACCTCCTTAGATAAACACAGCACAGCAATCTGTCCCTGCACACAGCAGTGCCCGAACAACTTCTCAGCTTCTAATGATAAGCAACATTTTTGTGTTGAGTGCCAGATAGCAATCATCTCAAATTTGCAATCAACTGCTGCCCCTTGAACTCCTGCTGCCTTCAAATCACAACTCAGACTTCAAGGTCAGAGTCCAGATATATAGTTTGGCAAGTGACTCATCTCTTGACTTCAAAGCCTATTGACTGATAGGCAGAGCACCCAGAAAGGTGCAGCTctgacactatccaagacaacCCAGTTCACTGACTGATCTCATCCCCCACTGGTGATGAATAGATGAGGCTTGGAGCCATCTATAGCCTGTACTGTAGTAGTTCGCCAAATGTTCCTTTGATAGCATTGCCAATCTGTGCCTATACTGCCTAAAAGAACCAGGCCAGAAGCACAAAAGGATGGCTAAATTAGTTCCCTCAAACATAGAATAAGGCCTTATTTGGAAAGTTTGCTGTCCTGTTGTTGCTGGATTTAAAAGCTCTGAAATTCCTATTTGTAGCAATGTCTACTTCATGGATTATACTTGTTTAATTTGCTCCCTCAAGCACAATAAAATACTGACTTTGCCAGCAATGTTCAAATCTCAGTTAACAACAAAATCCATTTCAGTATGATTTGGCCTGTGCTCATGTGCCACCAGAAGTCAGAAGAATTTTTAACCATAGCTATTTTATGACTTAACGTCTAAAGATGGATAGATGTTTTGGTTGTAGTTTGAAGTGTATAGTACTGCTATAACACCTGCACTTCTGAAATATAATACTTCCAAGAGTCCAAATTGAAGAACCCTGAAATTCAATAGTGTACACCCACAAGGTTGACACAATAAAGTCATGATTCATTTGTACTTGACAACCTCATTACTTTAGGTAAAAAATGTGCACATTATGTTTACAGTAATTGAAGTATATACAAAAGCATCTTAATGAGGTAGTAAAAATTGATCTTTTCTTACTTACCCAATTCCTCTTCAGTCATAGGAAGATAATGATCAACTATCTCTTCAGATTTATTGAGAGCACTGTCGACACCAGTGACCACCATCTGCCCTACTTTGGACGTCATGACAGTGTTAACTCCTTCAGCCATCACTGACTTGGTCTTCTCTATGCTGTCATGGACTGCTCCCTTGGCCATATCTACAGCACCAGTTACTGCATTTTTCGCTCCAGTCACTGTGTTGGAGACTGCATCTTTGGCTCCAGTTATTGTGGATGAAACCATCTCTTTGGTATCAGCAACAACCTGTGCAGAGGATAATTCAGTATATTAAAAAGACAAATTAACTTGTGTAACATCACGCTCAGTACAAGCATGTCATTATGAATACCCAGTcaacaaatcttttcactcatgggatgtggacatcactggataggccagtatttattgcccacctccaAATGCctgggggcagttaagagtcagtcacattgctagGTGTAGGAAGcatttcagaaggcaaatgaCATCGCCTCCATTGCAAGACAGAATGTGAGTGCAAGAGCCAAGAAAGTCTTCTTGTAGCTATTTAAGGCATTGACATGACCACACTTGACTCTATGGTCTCCTTACCCAAGGAAAAGATACACTTCCCATACAACAAGTGTAGCAAAGGTTCATCCTGCAGCTGGCccatattcactagagtttagaaggatgagggaatgAAATTGAAGtgcataaaattctgacagggccaGGCAGGGACAATTTCTTCCCTGGCCAGAAAGTTGAGATCACAGGGCCATGGTGTCAGGATTGAAGTCAGCCCATTTTGGACTGACATGGAGGAGAAATCTCCTCAGAATGGGGAAAGAAACCTCTGGCATTCTGTACAAGATgtctgtggaagccaagtcattaaatgtatttaagacaaatgttTTCAGAGCCTAAAACaaacagtgtccagggatgtggagagtACAGGAGTATGGTATTAAGACAcaggatcagccacaatcatcttTAATGGTGGGAGCAGGctaaaatggcctactcctgttcctattgttAACTGCTTAAATATAGGACATTCACAGCCAGCCGTTCAACTAATTCTCAATTCCTGTTTAAGGATGGGTCAACACTTAAAGGTCATGGAGGTGCTAAACTGCCCATTTCCATCTTTCACACTGGACCAAAAGTCAATAGCCACTACCAACTTCATATTGCATGGCAAAAACCTTCCCAATCAAACTGGCTGGTGGAGTCTCAGCTGTGTtaaccaaaaggatgtggaatcaTCACAGACATTACACTTTGTTTGGGAGACACTTTGGAATTTGTGAAAAGTcacaaatgacaaacaatgatTTCTTTGTCTGTTTAAAGAGATCAATAAAAAAAGTGTTTGCAAGTGATAGATGTACCTTGCCTTCAATAGTATGTGAAGTTTTATTTAAGAAGACTACCGGAGGGGACAGGGCCTCAGTCGGACATCAACTAAAAGACAGCATGGGACGttcagttaatgtttcatgtctctGCCTTTGACTGAAGTACACCGTGTTCAAACCCCCACGTAATAACATTAACTGAGTCACCTGCTTCTAATCCACAGGGGGACACCTCAATTTCATAATTTAGTGGATCCATATGTAGCTGAAGGTCTGATTTTAAAGCTGATTGCATTAAGAATAGAAGGTTTAAACTGATAAtagccaaaaaaaaaactcccaagaGCCATTCACATCTACTTTATGCAAATTAGTCATTAGGAAGAGactgatattttaaaaagttgaaaacTGGGGCTTTAATTTATTTAGAACCCAGGACAGATGTAGACAAAAGATTTGTCACTATACATTGGTGACAGTGAACTAGACACCCAAATATGGTATTACAACGTGAATCTGTAGCCTCCATAACAATCCTTCACTTGCAATAATTGCCGCTGCAGTGTTCCTAAAGCTTGGAACACTCCATCGGAAAGAAGTCTATGGGAAAATGGGTTAACAGTTGTCCTTGCAGAAATAGTACTGACATGGTAGACCTTGAGCTTGAAGCATTCTTGACTAGAATCTTGTTTGATAACCCAGTGCTATCCTAAAGATCATTTTGCAGATGATTTCCTCACCTGGGGTGTGGATTGATGAAGGATTGGAAGTTTCTCCTCCAGTTTATCCAAGCTTTTACAGGCATATTCATTAGCTGCTGAAACTGAGCACAAAAAACAACCTTGGTTTAGAGACAAAATATAGCATGCTCACATTGAGCTAAGCGGCTTATTCCAGAAGTTGAGCTATAGCTACAAAAAGCTATTAAAACATGTTGAATTACAAGCATTAAAATTTTACACTTCAGTTCCTAGAAATGTAGTAGTCATGAGATGTTAACTTGCTCTGGTAGCATATTGAAGATAGATCTTAATTGCATTTATTGCCTGGAATAATTGTGACTATTAGCTACATGTTAGTAAGGAACTCTGCTTTTTACACAAGTCATTCCAGAAAGGAAAGTAGTCAGGAGATTGGAAGCCACAGCCTGAAGTTTTatcacacaaacaaacaaacaagtcAGTGTTATAATCAGTACTAGCATTTAGTAAAATAATTCACATTTAAATAAGCCATCTCTAACAGAAATATACACCAAATTCTTCATTAGTGAATAATCTGACTCTGGGCCAAATTATGTTGCCATTTACACTGCAGTTAGAATGCATTGATCATTAAAAAGTGAAGTTCAGCTGATACCTAGAGAGTAGTTCACAACTAGCAATACATGGCAGCAACCAAATACTTTTATTTCACAAGGCAAGGTCTCCTCAAAACAAATAGCATTCAGATAATTTGTTTTGTGACAATGGTTGAGGAATACATCAGACCAACTCCTTTGTTTCTTTCCTAATAGGGCCATGGGGTATTGTTTAGCCAAACAAG harbors:
- the LOC122565219 gene encoding perilipin-3-like gives rise to the protein MASEVVKNVEVSNLTEQQESGEPNVVDRVTNLPLVSSACEMVSAAYHSTKENHPYMKTICDVAEQGVKTITAVAASGAKPIMDKLEPQISAANEYACKSLDKLEEKLPILHQSTPQVVADTKEMVSSTITGAKDAVSNTVTGAKNAVTGAVDMAKGAVHDSIEKTKSVMAEGVNTVMTSKVGQMVVTGVDSALNKSEEIVDHYLPMTEEELAKLATPVEGVEVAPAQKQSYYVRLGSLSSKVRDRAYQHSTSKMQEAKQSSQDIMVQLHNTMDLIELARKGADSANQKLHDVQQKLHQTWVDWQKKQTTSPVEEVAPKPDQLESQTLTMTRGLTQQLQTTCLTLVSNVHGLPQHVQDKVQQIRKTAESIHTSFSSANSFGDLSGQLLAQSKEQMLKIRESMDGVMDYVLHNTPLNWLVGPFAPQPNKCPESEEITVESSKE